The Congregibacter litoralis KT71 genome contains a region encoding:
- the queD gene encoding 6-carboxytetrahydropterin synthase QueD: MEIFKDFHFEAAHRLPQVPPGHKCERLHGHSFQLRVYVEGEPGATSGWIMDFGDIKAACKPVIEQLDHYYLNDIEGLENPTSENLCRWIWDRVLPALPELSAIEIRETCTSGCIYRGNRSAV; the protein is encoded by the coding sequence ATGGAGATCTTTAAGGACTTCCACTTCGAGGCAGCACATCGGCTGCCGCAGGTGCCGCCGGGCCACAAGTGTGAGCGCCTGCACGGGCATTCCTTTCAGCTGCGCGTCTATGTAGAGGGTGAGCCCGGCGCGACAAGCGGATGGATCATGGACTTCGGTGACATCAAAGCAGCCTGCAAGCCGGTCATCGAACAACTCGACCACTATTATCTGAATGACATTGAGGGACTGGAAAATCCCACAAGCGAAAACCTTTGTCGCTGGATATGGGATCGCGTGCTCCCCGCCTTACCAGAGCTATCGGCGATTGAGATTCGCGAAACCTGCACCTCAGGCTGTATCTACCGAGGAAACCGCAGCGCTGTGTGA
- a CDS encoding alpha/beta fold hydrolase: MPERDTFQAPDGQEIALWRWPHAQGRPTLHWAHATGFHGRLYQPLLDALSTDINVLAWDMRGHGASASAAKSSALRGWEPYYRDMTALLESFDEPVWLAGHSIGATTSVMAAARRPDNVLGLILAEPVIMDPRQGRKLWLSKLLRQSHRIPLAAGAARRRAVFDSRDDALDSYRGRGGFKSWPETWLEAYVRHAFVSDGDHVRLACSPEWESATFAHTEHKPWSGIRQLQCEVVALAAEQASTFSPAARERFSALLPAAEVTVVAGTTHFLPMERPDAIRDTVRQKMSITVCESQ; encoded by the coding sequence ATGCCCGAACGCGACACATTTCAAGCCCCGGACGGCCAGGAAATAGCACTGTGGCGCTGGCCGCACGCGCAAGGCCGCCCCACCCTTCACTGGGCACATGCCACGGGATTCCACGGCCGCCTGTATCAACCCCTTCTTGACGCGCTTTCCACCGATATCAACGTCCTGGCGTGGGATATGCGGGGTCACGGGGCGAGTGCCAGTGCGGCGAAAAGCTCAGCATTACGAGGCTGGGAACCTTACTATCGGGACATGACCGCCCTGCTGGAAAGCTTTGATGAGCCGGTCTGGCTTGCCGGCCATTCCATTGGGGCTACCACCAGCGTCATGGCCGCAGCCAGGCGGCCAGACAACGTCCTGGGTCTCATTCTGGCGGAGCCCGTCATCATGGATCCCCGGCAGGGCCGGAAATTGTGGCTGAGCAAGTTGCTTCGCCAATCACACCGGATTCCTCTGGCCGCTGGCGCGGCGCGCCGGCGAGCGGTATTCGACTCACGGGACGATGCGCTGGACAGTTATCGCGGCCGCGGTGGCTTCAAGAGTTGGCCCGAAACATGGTTGGAAGCCTATGTTCGTCACGCCTTTGTATCTGACGGGGATCATGTGCGCCTGGCCTGTTCGCCAGAGTGGGAGAGCGCCACCTTCGCCCATACCGAACACAAACCCTGGTCCGGTATTCGCCAGTTGCAATGTGAAGTTGTTGCGCTCGCCGCAGAACAGGCGTCAACTTTCTCGCCAGCTGCGCGCGAGCGTTTCAGTGCCTTACTACCAGCCGCCGAAGTAACCGTCGTTGCCGGAACAACCCATTTCCTGCCTATGGAGCGCCCGGATGCGATTCGCGATACCGTGCGACAAAAAATGTCGATCACAGTCTGCGAATCGCAGTGA
- a CDS encoding tyrosine-type recombinase/integrase — translation MGGKSVALTPADCDRITRRGRHLDAEGLYLLVARGGSKNWIYRYQHEGRRRELGLGGYPAVSLAKARMRRDAARDQRQQGHDPLEVRDRQRAQLRAQMAAETAERERAAMTFLRVADEFIDNNAAGWTNRKHGQQWRNTLKTYAFPILGVVPVGEVTTDQVLQVLTPIWTEKTETAKRLQGRIERVLDYATTKGHREGDNPARWRGHLDNVLPRPGKVHRVEHQRALPYLEAPELAAKLTDVDTAAGRALLLTLLCATRTSETLEATWSEIDLDRKEWRIPAVRMKAGKEHRIPLCDAAVAVLKTQSVHQGERGDWVFPGQKRGKCLSNMAMTNVLKRTDWLERTSVHGLRSTFRDWVGEKTRYPERMAEVALAHQLTDKVQAAYFRADLMEQRREMMNEWAAFLGCDSVVA, via the coding sequence ATGGGGGGTAAGAGCGTGGCGCTGACACCGGCAGACTGTGACCGCATCACCCGTCGCGGGCGACATCTGGATGCTGAAGGACTGTACCTCCTGGTTGCCAGAGGCGGCAGCAAAAACTGGATCTATCGCTACCAACATGAAGGGCGTCGGCGAGAGCTTGGGTTAGGCGGCTATCCGGCGGTGAGTTTGGCCAAGGCGCGGATGCGCCGAGACGCAGCGCGGGATCAGCGCCAGCAAGGCCACGACCCGCTTGAGGTCCGCGATCGTCAGAGGGCCCAGCTACGCGCGCAGATGGCTGCTGAAACGGCAGAGCGAGAGCGTGCCGCCATGACCTTCCTGCGCGTCGCCGATGAGTTTATCGACAACAACGCGGCGGGTTGGACGAACCGGAAGCACGGGCAGCAGTGGCGCAATACGCTGAAGACGTATGCCTTTCCGATATTGGGTGTCGTGCCCGTAGGTGAAGTCACCACGGATCAGGTGCTGCAGGTGCTCACCCCCATCTGGACCGAGAAGACCGAAACCGCGAAACGGTTGCAGGGCCGCATCGAACGCGTTCTGGACTACGCGACGACAAAGGGCCATCGTGAGGGTGATAATCCTGCTCGCTGGCGGGGGCACCTCGACAACGTGCTGCCCAGGCCCGGCAAGGTTCACCGCGTGGAGCACCAGCGGGCGCTGCCATATCTAGAGGCCCCCGAGCTCGCGGCGAAACTCACGGATGTCGATACCGCCGCGGGTCGCGCTCTTCTGCTGACACTACTGTGTGCGACCCGGACCAGTGAAACCCTGGAAGCGACCTGGTCGGAAATCGACCTTGATCGGAAGGAATGGCGTATTCCCGCTGTGCGCATGAAAGCGGGCAAGGAGCACCGCATACCGCTCTGTGATGCAGCCGTTGCCGTGCTGAAGACCCAGTCAGTTCATCAGGGCGAGAGGGGAGACTGGGTCTTCCCCGGACAAAAGCGCGGTAAATGCCTGAGCAATATGGCCATGACGAATGTGCTGAAGCGTACGGACTGGCTGGAACGAACGAGTGTCCACGGCCTTCGAAGCACCTTTCGTGACTGGGTGGGTGAGAAGACACGCTACCCCGAACGCATGGCCGAGGTGGCGCTAGCGCATCAACTTACCGACAAAGTTCAGGCGGCCTATTTTCGCGCCGACCTTATGGAGCAGCGGCGAGAGATGATGAATGAGTGGGCCGCATTCCTCGGATGTGATTCAGTTGTTGCCTAG
- a CDS encoding efflux RND transporter permease subunit translates to MMGVNLSALAVRQRSVTRFFIILAALGGLSAFLSMGRAEDPAFVVRSLVVSVLWPGASAEEVDQQLVHRLEKRLQEVAYLYRLETVARPGRADITVEFEDFTPAEKIPELQYQVRKRMLDEMPLLPQGVVGPIVNDDYSDVFFSLLALTAPGLPLRDLTREVEAIRDRLRLVPGVHKALILGERPERIYVDVDNALLNNLGVSSQALIDAINTHVRLLPAGERQASGPLLRMRVGDNHAELDNLRSIPVRLGNHLMRLDQLAEVYAGYEDPPGYVVRAQGEDALLLGVVMTQGANGLDLGERLDTFLAEERERLPLGMSLLRHTNQAEAIADAVNLFQIKFLVAVLVVMLVSFAALGLRAGIVVGISIPLTLGITFLAMKLSGINLDRITLGALIIALGLLVDDAIIAIEIMLVKMEAGMPRVEAAAQAWHITAAPMLFGTLVTVSGFVPIGFARSSVGEYAGNIFWVLAYALIISWLVAVTFTPYLGVRLLREPGGTGHGGDPYDTPRYRRLRALVRACVSHRVLVVAGTVLLLVLAGVAMNGFVQKQFFPGSDRLEVIVSLWHPQGTSIAETGETVRAVEALLEAQPGVVNQVSYVGAGAPRFFISSNPEQPSPAFGKVVAVARDKRARDAIMAAVREQVTAGAFAQARVRVSRLLYGPPVVWPLAFRIVGPDPVVLRNIGRELVVLMNANPHIKDPHLEWDERIPIQRLIYDEHALARYGLTPASVARSLQVNLHGEAVGELRQGIRTVPIWLRGRDRGGLEPGDASRHELRAADGGKVSLAQIGRLAVEYEEPVIMRYNRERFLPVVANIRSGQPNSVTDEVWEAAAGLREELPPGYRIDIGGSVEKSGKANASLSALQPVMVALMLIFVMLQMRSFRGTFMVVATAPLGLIGAVAALLLFNQPFGFVALLGLIGLAGILMRNTLILAQQVEDNRADGMDGAEAVIEATVRRARPVILTALAAVFAFVPLTLDGFWGPMAYVLIGGLAVGTAITLLFVPALYALWYRLPPLAR, encoded by the coding sequence ATGATGGGCGTCAACCTGTCTGCGCTGGCGGTCAGACAGCGTTCCGTCACCCGATTTTTCATTATCCTGGCCGCCCTCGGCGGCCTTAGCGCCTTCCTGTCCATGGGCCGCGCTGAAGACCCGGCCTTTGTGGTCCGCTCCCTGGTGGTGTCCGTGCTCTGGCCCGGCGCCAGCGCTGAAGAGGTGGACCAGCAACTGGTGCACCGGCTGGAAAAGCGCCTGCAGGAGGTAGCCTACCTGTACCGGCTGGAGACGGTGGCTCGCCCCGGGCGCGCCGACATCACCGTCGAGTTCGAGGACTTCACTCCGGCGGAGAAGATTCCCGAGCTGCAGTATCAGGTGCGCAAGCGTATGCTTGACGAGATGCCGCTGCTGCCGCAGGGCGTGGTCGGCCCGATCGTCAACGACGATTACTCGGACGTATTCTTCAGCCTGCTCGCCCTCACCGCCCCGGGACTGCCGCTGCGCGACCTGACCCGGGAGGTCGAGGCGATCCGCGATCGGCTGCGGCTGGTGCCCGGGGTGCACAAGGCGCTGATCCTGGGCGAGCGGCCGGAACGTATCTACGTTGACGTGGATAATGCTCTGCTGAACAACCTCGGGGTCTCCTCCCAGGCACTCATCGATGCCATAAACACGCACGTCCGCCTACTGCCTGCCGGCGAGCGCCAGGCCAGCGGCCCGTTGCTGCGCATGCGCGTGGGCGACAACCACGCGGAACTCGACAACCTTCGCTCCATCCCCGTACGCCTTGGCAACCACCTGATGCGCCTGGACCAGCTGGCCGAGGTCTACGCCGGCTACGAGGACCCGCCCGGCTACGTGGTGCGCGCCCAGGGCGAAGACGCTCTGCTGCTCGGCGTGGTCATGACGCAGGGCGCCAACGGCCTCGACCTCGGCGAGCGGCTGGACACCTTCCTCGCCGAGGAACGCGAACGGCTGCCTCTTGGCATGTCTCTCCTGCGCCACACCAATCAGGCGGAAGCCATCGCCGACGCTGTGAACCTGTTCCAGATCAAATTTCTGGTGGCAGTGCTCGTCGTGATGCTGGTCAGCTTCGCCGCTCTCGGTCTGCGTGCCGGCATCGTTGTCGGCATCAGCATCCCGCTGACCCTCGGAATCACCTTCCTGGCCATGAAACTGTCGGGGATCAACCTCGACCGTATCACACTCGGCGCCCTGATCATCGCCCTCGGGCTGCTAGTGGACGACGCCATCATCGCGATCGAGATTATGCTGGTGAAAATGGAGGCAGGAATGCCCCGGGTCGAGGCTGCGGCCCAGGCCTGGCACATCACAGCCGCGCCGATGCTCTTCGGCACGCTGGTTACAGTCTCGGGGTTCGTGCCGATTGGTTTCGCCCGTTCCAGCGTAGGCGAATACGCCGGCAATATCTTCTGGGTACTGGCATACGCCCTCATAATCTCCTGGCTGGTTGCGGTCACCTTCACACCCTACCTGGGCGTGCGTCTGCTGCGCGAGCCCGGCGGTACCGGGCACGGGGGCGATCCCTATGACACACCGCGCTACCGACGCCTGCGCGCCCTGGTTCGCGCCTGCGTCAGTCATCGCGTGCTTGTGGTGGCCGGCACAGTTCTCCTGCTGGTGCTCGCCGGGGTCGCCATGAACGGCTTCGTCCAGAAGCAGTTCTTCCCAGGTTCGGACCGCCTCGAGGTCATCGTGTCGCTTTGGCACCCCCAAGGCACCTCCATCGCTGAGACCGGGGAAACCGTGCGTGCCGTCGAGGCTCTGCTCGAGGCGCAACCGGGCGTAGTCAATCAAGTCAGCTATGTCGGTGCCGGCGCGCCGCGCTTCTTCATCTCCTCCAATCCGGAGCAGCCCTCCCCGGCCTTCGGCAAAGTGGTTGCCGTGGCCCGTGACAAGCGGGCCCGCGACGCGATCATGGCTGCGGTGCGCGAGCAGGTGACCGCCGGCGCCTTCGCACAGGCGCGGGTGCGTGTGTCGCGGCTGCTTTACGGACCGCCGGTGGTGTGGCCTCTGGCCTTCCGCATCGTCGGCCCCGACCCGGTCGTATTGCGGAACATCGGCCGTGAACTGGTGGTCCTCATGAACGCCAACCCGCACATCAAAGACCCTCACCTCGAGTGGGACGAACGCATCCCGATACAGCGGCTGATCTACGACGAGCACGCACTGGCCCGCTACGGCCTTACGCCGGCCTCAGTGGCCCGCTCCCTTCAGGTCAACCTCCACGGTGAAGCTGTCGGCGAGCTGCGCCAGGGAATCCGCACGGTCCCTATCTGGCTACGCGGCCGAGACCGCGGCGGGCTCGAACCGGGTGACGCATCGCGGCACGAGTTACGTGCGGCAGACGGTGGCAAGGTGTCGCTTGCGCAGATCGGCCGGCTGGCAGTGGAATACGAGGAGCCAGTGATCATGCGTTATAACCGCGAGCGCTTCCTGCCCGTCGTTGCGAACATCCGCAGCGGGCAGCCGAACAGCGTCACCGACGAGGTATGGGAGGCCGCCGCGGGACTTCGCGAAGAGCTGCCTCCCGGCTACCGGATAGATATCGGCGGCTCGGTGGAGAAATCAGGCAAGGCGAACGCCTCCCTATCGGCCCTCCAGCCGGTGATGGTCGCTCTCATGCTGATCTTCGTGATGCTGCAGATGCGCAGCTTCCGCGGCACCTTCATGGTGGTGGCAACGGCGCCCCTGGGGCTGATCGGGGCCGTCGCGGCACTGCTCCTGTTCAACCAGCCCTTCGGCTTCGTGGCGCTTCTCGGGCTCATCGGCCTCGCCGGGATCCTCATGCGCAACACGCTGATCCTGGCGCAGCAGGTGGAAGACAACCGCGCCGACGGCATGGACGGCGCCGAGGCGGTCATCGAGGCCACGGTGCGCCGGGCGCGGCCAGTCATCCTGACGGCACTGGCAGCAGTCTTCGCCTTCGTCCCCCTGACTCTCGACGGCTTCTGGGGTCCAATGGCCTATGTGCTCATCGGCGGTCTGGCCGTGGGCACGGCGATCACCCTCCTGTTCGTGCCGGCGCTCTATGCGCTCTGGTATCGCCTGCCGCCGCTGGCTCGGTGA
- a CDS encoding efflux RND transporter periplasmic adaptor subunit, with amino-acid sequence MVLFAITMGLIGCTKGDQQAPARVPPVVRTVIVAPDDPEALRLSAVIRARVEAPLTFPRAGRIVARHVDAGETVSADQLLFSLDDRSERLELARAEAALDATTAEAENAATELARQRDLMARELTSRQAQDRAALLERATAARRTVAENELRLARLGLGETELRAPTAGTVMRLETEVGAVLRQEAPALLFAEDGPREAEVFLGSPAAPAMATLWHGGKDITVELGERDGVADPTSRGWRTRYRLPPHLQLPLGSVASLSFAGAGDAATFTVPLAAVDERGEGPQLWRVVDGRSEPTPVTVVAVDREQARVRGELRAGDAVVALGTHLLSPGMRVRERRQ; translated from the coding sequence ATGGTGCTTTTTGCCATAACGATGGGCCTGATCGGCTGCACCAAAGGCGACCAGCAGGCCCCCGCGCGGGTACCACCGGTGGTACGCACAGTAATCGTGGCACCAGACGATCCGGAAGCGCTGCGCCTCTCGGCAGTGATCCGCGCCCGGGTCGAGGCACCGCTCACTTTCCCGCGTGCAGGGCGCATCGTCGCGCGGCACGTCGACGCCGGCGAGACTGTCTCGGCAGACCAGCTCCTGTTCAGCCTCGATGACCGCAGCGAACGCCTTGAGCTGGCACGCGCCGAGGCCGCGCTGGATGCGACGACCGCTGAGGCCGAGAATGCGGCGACCGAGCTTGCGCGCCAGCGTGACCTCATGGCCCGTGAGTTGACCAGCAGGCAGGCCCAGGACAGGGCGGCGCTGCTGGAAAGGGCAACCGCGGCGCGGCGCACCGTGGCCGAGAACGAACTGCGACTTGCGCGCCTGGGCCTCGGGGAAACGGAGCTACGCGCCCCCACCGCCGGTACCGTCATGCGCCTCGAGACCGAGGTCGGCGCCGTGCTGCGTCAGGAGGCACCGGCTCTGCTCTTCGCCGAGGACGGCCCGCGGGAGGCGGAGGTATTTCTCGGCAGCCCGGCGGCCCCGGCGATGGCGACCCTGTGGCACGGCGGTAAGGACATCACCGTCGAGCTTGGCGAGCGTGACGGGGTAGCTGATCCGACAAGCCGCGGCTGGCGCACGCGCTACCGCTTGCCGCCACACCTGCAGCTGCCCCTGGGCAGCGTCGCCAGCCTGTCTTTCGCCGGCGCCGGCGACGCCGCGACCTTCACCGTGCCCTTGGCCGCCGTCGACGAACGCGGCGAGGGGCCACAGCTTTGGCGGGTCGTGGATGGCCGCAGCGAGCCGACACCGGTAACCGTCGTCGCCGTGGACCGGGAGCAGGCGCGGGTACGCGGGGAGCTCCGCGCGGGCGATGCCGTCGTAGCCTTGGGAACGCATCTGCTGTCCCCGGGCATGAGGGTCAGGGAACGGCGGCAATGA
- a CDS encoding PaaI family thioesterase, translated as MSDMIDSVQSRPDLSEDPGKGCAWQALLDRFPYARHLGLQAQQHDEGMVVALPYRESFIGNFMLPALHGGVLGAVIEITARAAAQNADEDARCTRIVDSNINYLRSARAVTTFAKASIVRQGGRTSLIEVTCWQENKNRPVTSGRVQLLFTATVAT; from the coding sequence ATGAGCGATATGATCGATTCAGTGCAATCACGCCCCGACTTGAGCGAAGACCCGGGAAAAGGCTGCGCATGGCAGGCCCTTCTGGACCGCTTTCCGTACGCCCGGCACCTTGGACTGCAGGCTCAGCAACACGATGAGGGCATGGTGGTTGCCTTGCCTTATCGCGAGTCGTTCATTGGCAACTTTATGCTGCCAGCCCTGCATGGAGGCGTTCTTGGCGCGGTGATCGAGATCACCGCGCGGGCGGCTGCGCAAAACGCAGATGAAGATGCGCGTTGCACGCGCATTGTCGACAGCAACATCAATTATCTTCGTTCAGCGAGGGCAGTAACCACCTTCGCCAAGGCGAGTATTGTTCGCCAAGGCGGGCGTACCAGCCTGATAGAGGTCACTTGTTGGCAGGAGAACAAGAACCGACCCGTTACCAGCGGACGTGTTCAGTTGCTGTTCACAGCCACGGTGGCCACGTGA